The following are encoded together in the Blautia obeum ATCC 29174 genome:
- a CDS encoding helix-turn-helix domain-containing protein — protein sequence MAEKLSPWCKKAKIAMIQKDIGVSDMAERLGNNRSYISSVLNGRVVSPPIRKRISDYLNITDDDSCSDD from the coding sequence ATGGCGGAAAAGTTGTCTCCTTGGTGCAAAAAAGCCAAGATTGCCATGATTCAGAAAGATATCGGAGTTTCTGATATGGCAGAGAGGCTCGGCAACAATCGCTCATACATTTCGTCAGTTTTAAATGGTCGTGTGGTATCACCTCCAATCAGAAAAAGAATAAGTGATTATTTGAATATTACTGATGATGATTCTTGCTCGGATGATTGA
- the trmD gene encoding tRNA (guanosine(37)-N1)-methyltransferase TrmD, whose product MNFHVLTLFPEMIEQGMHTSIIGRAIAGGYLSIDAINIRDYAFNKHQKVDDYPYGGGAGMLMQAEPVYLAYESVQKKLGYRPRVVYLTPQGEVFHQTMAKELAKEKDLVFLCGHYEGIDERVLDEIVTDYVSIGDYVLTGGELPAMVMMDSISRMVPGVLSNQESGETESFAENLLEYPQYSRPEEWHGQKVPPVLLSGHHANIEAWRREQSILRTAKRRPDLLKKADLTNKEWSQVRQWKKEWKAAETEASDK is encoded by the coding sequence ATGAATTTTCATGTTTTGACACTTTTTCCGGAAATGATCGAACAGGGAATGCATACTAGCATCATCGGGCGTGCCATAGCAGGAGGCTACCTTTCTATTGATGCGATCAATATTCGTGATTATGCATTTAACAAACATCAGAAGGTAGATGATTATCCATACGGTGGGGGAGCGGGAATGCTGATGCAGGCAGAACCTGTCTATCTTGCATATGAATCGGTTCAGAAAAAGCTGGGATATCGACCGCGGGTTGTTTATCTTACTCCACAGGGAGAAGTATTTCATCAGACCATGGCAAAGGAACTGGCAAAGGAGAAAGATCTTGTTTTTCTTTGTGGCCACTATGAAGGAATTGATGAGCGTGTTCTTGATGAAATTGTTACCGATTATGTATCTATCGGAGATTATGTACTTACCGGAGGAGAACTCCCGGCCATGGTAATGATGGATTCTATTTCGCGAATGGTTCCAGGAGTTTTAAGTAATCAGGAATCCGGAGAAACTGAATCTTTTGCCGAAAATCTTCTGGAATATCCTCAGTACAGCCGCCCGGAAGAATGGCATGGACAGAAAGTTCCACCAGTTCTTCTCTCCGGACATCACGCAAATATTGAAGCATGGAGACGGGAACAGTCCATTTTGCGTACAGCAAAGCGTCGCCCGGATCTTTTGAAAAAAGCAGATCTGACAAACAAAGAATGGAGTCAGGTCCGACAGTGGAAGAAAGAATGGAAGGCCGCAGAAACTGAGGCCTCTGATAAATAA
- a CDS encoding recombinase family protein: MVRRKTALRGVSASTRITKVAIYIRVSTIHQVDKDSIPMQKKDLIAYCQLILGTDNYEIFEDAGYSGKNTDRPAFQDMMGRIRKGEFTHVLVWKIDRISRNLLDFAEMYEELQSLRVTFVSKNEQFDTSTAIGEAMLKIVLVFAELERNMTSERVTATMISRANNGQWNGGRIPFGYSYDSGTSTFSIREDEAVVCRRLKDLYLDNKSLVYTARALNADGYKTRAGADWTPTAVWIIASSPFYAGIYRYNRYKGTENRTLNPEEEWVMIPEHHPAIFTLEEHEAMKSSLKTNARYVDNPVGKPHATANIHIFQGIAYCGKCGNKMVSTPGKKHADGYRPSNYSCPLHRRSKKCDNATVNDMIVGEFAINYILNMLNAKKTFSNIDTPEELQRHLLTGSTFSDISSIEEDGLNDFFNLLSRYGSDNSYVFAIKTPRRKKASVNPELAALRKEKEKQERALQRLQDLYLYSDKSMSEKDFILRKSEISDRLKDINAQLGLITQNPDSLLSDEEFIKQASHLLIQKELKGRKYIYYKNLATSVDPEILRTYMETILDSMYIIDGRISSIVFKNGLTHKFIYKN, from the coding sequence ATGGTAAGAAGAAAAACCGCTTTAAGGGGCGTATCTGCGTCCACTCGCATAACTAAAGTAGCAATATACATCAGAGTTTCTACCATACACCAGGTAGACAAAGATTCCATACCTATGCAGAAGAAGGACCTCATAGCGTATTGTCAGCTTATTCTTGGCACTGATAATTATGAGATTTTTGAAGATGCTGGTTACTCAGGAAAAAACACTGATCGTCCAGCTTTCCAAGATATGATGGGAAGGATCCGGAAGGGTGAGTTCACTCATGTTCTTGTTTGGAAAATTGATAGAATATCCAGAAATCTTCTGGACTTTGCAGAAATGTACGAAGAACTTCAATCACTGCGTGTTACCTTCGTAAGTAAAAATGAGCAGTTTGATACCTCCACTGCTATTGGCGAAGCTATGTTAAAAATTGTTTTGGTATTTGCTGAGTTGGAAAGAAACATGACCTCGGAGCGTGTCACAGCAACGATGATATCCAGAGCCAACAATGGGCAATGGAACGGGGGGAGGATTCCTTTTGGTTATTCCTACGATTCTGGAACATCTACTTTCTCTATCAGGGAAGACGAGGCCGTAGTATGCCGCAGGCTAAAAGACCTATATCTGGACAATAAATCCCTCGTCTATACTGCAAGGGCTCTGAATGCAGACGGTTATAAAACCAGGGCAGGTGCGGACTGGACACCTACTGCGGTATGGATTATTGCATCCAGTCCATTTTACGCCGGCATTTATCGCTATAACCGGTATAAGGGAACAGAGAACAGAACTCTCAATCCAGAGGAAGAATGGGTAATGATTCCAGAGCATCATCCTGCTATTTTTACTTTGGAAGAACACGAAGCAATGAAGTCCTCATTAAAAACAAATGCCAGATACGTTGATAATCCAGTTGGAAAACCGCACGCTACTGCCAATATCCATATATTTCAGGGAATTGCCTATTGTGGCAAATGCGGAAACAAAATGGTTTCCACTCCCGGAAAGAAACACGCTGACGGGTACCGGCCATCAAATTATAGTTGCCCCCTGCATCGTAGAAGTAAAAAATGCGACAATGCCACTGTGAATGATATGATCGTTGGAGAATTTGCCATCAATTATATTTTGAATATGCTCAATGCAAAGAAAACATTTTCCAATATCGACACTCCCGAAGAATTGCAGCGGCATTTGCTGACCGGTTCCACATTTTCTGATATTTCCTCCATTGAGGAAGATGGGCTAAATGATTTCTTCAATCTTTTATCCAGGTATGGTTCAGATAATTCTTATGTTTTTGCAATAAAAACTCCCCGAAGGAAAAAAGCGTCTGTTAATCCTGAACTTGCTGCTCTCCGGAAGGAAAAAGAAAAGCAGGAACGTGCTTTACAGCGATTGCAAGACTTATATTTGTATTCAGACAAATCTATGTCGGAAAAAGACTTCATTCTCCGAAAATCTGAAATATCTGATCGTTTAAAAGACATTAATGCTCAGCTTGGCCTTATTACTCAAAATCCGGATTCTCTGCTATCCGATGAGGAGTTTATAAAACAGGCCAGTCATCTTCTCATACAGAAAGAATTAAAAGGCAGAAAATATATCTATTACAAAAATCTTGCAACCTCAGTGGATCCGGAAATTCTCAGGACGTACATGGAAACGATTCTTGATTCCATGTATATTATTGATGGTCGTATAAGTTCCATTGTCTTTAAAAATGGTCTTACGCACAAATTCATCTATAAAAATTGA
- a CDS encoding ATP-binding protein, with protein MKLVKILSDKVQIRSDYKEFDDARINDLIAVSDGEVELVTMVNTLTDIDTENEEEIGENDYILEHSSTKMLECSIIGTVKDGTFQKAIDKYPTMKVSAHRISKEEFASMLSRYTEGFCIGEYSAYEFPAYVDGNKFFQRHACIVGNTGAGKSETVAKILEQTSKLPGANVIVFDIHGEYKELSYARNIQIGGDRPFPIWMFGFTDMISNILKIKEESATVAMTALRKCYYNVCPKGKENRPVYFNYVEFVKLMKFLDEEMIGTGETYKSGAQAGKEKIVKGDYNGKLTNIVNLLVDKARDSKYQFLFEDMPQQYLYDFMKDVLNNDVPVKNIDLSEVPHDVAIPIIGVITKLVYEIQRTYKSKDVNPVTLVCDEAHVYIPNDFSLSASQRRMVEIFENIAKEGRKFGVTLFPASQRPSELNKTIMAQCANFIVGKMNNENDKAMIKGMMPEGSESVIDETSMFSPGDVFVIGDAVPIPLKIHVALAEERPQSRTIAFWDRWKNAGTIDVTNATTKYITG; from the coding sequence ATGAAACTTGTAAAAATTTTAAGCGATAAGGTTCAAATTAGATCGGACTACAAAGAATTTGACGATGCGCGGATCAATGATCTGATTGCTGTATCAGATGGAGAAGTGGAACTGGTTACCATGGTAAACACATTGACAGATATTGACACAGAGAATGAGGAGGAAATCGGAGAAAACGATTATATTTTGGAACATAGCAGTACAAAGATGTTGGAATGCTCCATTATCGGAACTGTAAAAGATGGAACATTCCAGAAGGCAATAGACAAATATCCAACCATGAAAGTAAGTGCACATCGAATTTCCAAAGAAGAATTTGCTTCTATGCTGAGCAGGTATACAGAAGGATTCTGCATCGGAGAATATTCAGCCTATGAGTTTCCGGCATATGTAGATGGAAACAAATTCTTCCAGAGACATGCTTGTATTGTTGGAAACACCGGCGCAGGAAAATCCGAGACAGTGGCGAAAATTTTGGAGCAGACAAGCAAATTACCTGGGGCGAATGTGATTGTATTTGATATTCATGGCGAATACAAAGAATTGTCATATGCCAGAAATATTCAGATTGGTGGTGACAGACCATTCCCTATATGGATGTTTGGCTTTACGGATATGATCTCCAATATTTTAAAAATCAAAGAGGAATCAGCAACCGTAGCCATGACAGCTCTCCGGAAGTGTTACTACAATGTATGCCCGAAAGGGAAAGAAAACAGACCGGTATATTTCAACTATGTAGAGTTTGTTAAACTGATGAAATTTCTTGATGAAGAAATGATCGGAACAGGAGAGACTTATAAATCAGGCGCACAGGCTGGAAAAGAGAAAATCGTAAAAGGTGATTACAACGGGAAGCTCACCAATATTGTGAATCTCCTTGTTGATAAGGCAAGAGACAGCAAATATCAGTTTTTATTTGAGGATATGCCGCAGCAGTATTTATATGATTTTATGAAAGATGTGCTGAACAATGATGTTCCAGTAAAGAATATTGATCTGTCCGAGGTACCACACGATGTTGCTATTCCGATTATTGGAGTGATTACGAAATTAGTATATGAGATTCAGAGAACATACAAGAGTAAAGACGTAAATCCGGTCACCTTGGTATGCGATGAGGCTCATGTATATATTCCAAATGACTTCTCATTATCTGCCTCTCAGCGGCGTATGGTGGAGATATTTGAGAACATTGCGAAGGAAGGTAGAAAGTTCGGTGTGACATTATTTCCTGCAAGCCAGAGGCCGTCAGAGCTTAACAAGACAATCATGGCACAGTGCGCAAACTTCATTGTAGGAAAAATGAATAACGAAAATGACAAGGCAATGATTAAAGGAATGATGCCAGAAGGAAGCGAAAGCGTGATTGATGAAACGTCAATGTTTTCTCCAGGCGATGTGTTTGTGATCGGAGATGCAGTACCAATTCCATTAAAAATCCATGTTGCACTTGCAGAAGAAAGACCACAGTCCAGAACGATTGCCTTTTGGGATAGATGGAAAAATGCAGGAACGATTGATGTTACAAACGCAACCACAAAATATATTACCGGATGA
- a CDS encoding KH domain-containing protein: MKELVEVIAKSLVEHPDEVVVTENEKEDAVIIELKVGPSDMGKVIGRQGRIAKAIRTVVKAASSKSSKKVIVDILQ; the protein is encoded by the coding sequence ATGAAAGAATTAGTTGAAGTAATTGCAAAATCTCTTGTTGAACATCCGGATGAGGTGGTTGTCACCGAAAACGAAAAAGAAGATGCAGTTATCATCGAACTGAAAGTAGGGCCTTCCGATATGGGTAAGGTCATTGGAAGACAGGGACGAATTGCAAAAGCAATCCGTACTGTAGTTAAAGCGGCTTCTTCAAAGAGCAGCAAAAAGGTGATTGTAGATATTCTGCAATAA
- the rpsP gene encoding 30S ribosomal protein S16, giving the protein MAVKIRLRRMGQKKAPFYRIVVADSRSKRDGKCIAEIGTYDPNIEPSAYKVNEEEAKKWLAAGAQPTDVVARIFKEAGIEK; this is encoded by the coding sequence ATGGCAGTTAAAATCAGATTAAGAAGAATGGGACAGAAGAAAGCACCTTTTTATAGAATCGTAGTTGCAGATTCCCGCAGCAAACGTGATGGAAAATGCATCGCTGAGATCGGAACATATGATCCGAACATCGAGCCAAGCGCATACAAAGTAAACGAAGAAGAAGCTAAAAAATGGCTTGCTGCAGGTGCTCAGCCAACAGATGTTGTTGCAAGAATCTTCAAAGAGGCTGGAATCGAAAAATAA
- a CDS encoding helix-turn-helix domain-containing protein, whose amino-acid sequence MEFDCTKEGKNIYFACRVKAAKYNDLLNSRERAAELLGISTSTLANHELGVTKNVPPDTVVMMSDLYKTPELRSYYCKHECPIGRNLPLATQVSGLQGITVKILNSLDEDGVRSMKKQLLSIAEDGEITADEQEEFDGIVKELEILATAISELRMLAEKFQK is encoded by the coding sequence ATGGAGTTTGATTGTACGAAAGAAGGCAAGAACATTTATTTTGCTTGTAGAGTAAAGGCTGCAAAATACAATGATCTTCTAAACAGTAGAGAAAGAGCTGCTGAGTTATTGGGTATCTCAACATCAACTCTGGCAAATCATGAGCTGGGAGTAACCAAAAACGTACCACCAGATACAGTAGTGATGATGTCTGATCTGTATAAGACACCGGAATTACGCAGTTATTATTGCAAACATGAATGCCCGATAGGACGGAATCTTCCTTTGGCGACACAGGTAAGCGGTTTGCAAGGAATTACTGTAAAAATTCTGAACAGCCTGGATGAAGATGGTGTTCGAAGCATGAAGAAACAACTGCTTAGTATTGCGGAAGATGGAGAAATTACAGCAGATGAGCAGGAAGAATTTGACGGAATAGTGAAAGAGCTGGAAATTTTGGCAACAGCAATTTCGGAGTTGCGGATGCTGGCCGAGAAATTTCAGAAGTAG
- the ylxM gene encoding YlxM family DNA-binding protein yields MEKFVEQTLLYDFYGELLTERQQQVYESVVLEDYSLSEVAEDLGISRQGVHDMIKRCNHTLEEYESRLHLVEKFLCIRKQVQKIKELAVGYNAGEITEISNKILEEL; encoded by the coding sequence ATGGAAAAGTTTGTCGAACAGACATTGTTATATGATTTTTATGGGGAACTGCTTACAGAGAGACAGCAGCAGGTTTATGAAAGCGTTGTTCTGGAAGATTATTCCCTGAGTGAGGTAGCAGAAGATCTGGGAATCAGCCGTCAGGGCGTACATGACATGATCAAACGCTGTAATCATACACTGGAAGAATATGAATCCAGACTTCATCTGGTTGAGAAATTTCTCTGTATCCGCAAACAGGTTCAGAAGATCAAGGAACTTGCAGTAGGATATAATGCCGGTGAGATTACAGAGATTTCCAATAAGATATTAGAGGAGTTATAA
- the ffh gene encoding signal recognition particle protein — protein MAFESLTDKLQNVFKKLRGKGRLTEEDVKIALKEVKMALLEADVNFRVVKQFTKSVQERAVGQDVMNGLNPGQMVIKIVNEELVNLMGSETTDLPLKPGNDITVLMMAGLQGAGKTTTVAKLAGKLKSKGKRPLLVACDVYRPAAITQLQVNGEKQGVEVFSMGDKQNPVDIAKAAIEHAKANQQNVVLIDTAGRLHVDEDMMQELADIKANVNVDCTILTVDAMTGQDAVNVAKTFAEKVGIDGVILTKMDGDTRGGAALSIKAVTGKPILFVGMGEKLSDLEQFYPERMASRILGMGDVMSLIEKAEAALDQDQAAEMQKKLKKMDFDFNDYLTSMEQMNKMGGIGSILNMLPGVGAKAKDLEDMIDEKALDRTKAIILSMTQKERSNPGILNISRKNRIAKGAGVDIAEVNRLVKQFEQSKKLMKQMPGMMGGKMGKRGGFKLPF, from the coding sequence ATGGCATTTGAAAGCTTGACTGATAAATTACAGAATGTGTTCAAAAAGCTGAGAGGCAAAGGACGCCTGACAGAAGAGGATGTTAAGATTGCTCTGAAAGAGGTCAAGATGGCTCTTCTTGAAGCAGATGTTAACTTCCGGGTTGTTAAACAGTTTACCAAGTCTGTGCAGGAACGTGCAGTAGGACAGGATGTCATGAATGGTCTGAATCCAGGACAGATGGTAATCAAGATCGTAAATGAAGAGCTGGTTAATCTGATGGGAAGTGAAACAACCGATCTTCCTTTGAAACCAGGCAATGATATCACAGTCCTGATGATGGCTGGACTTCAGGGTGCAGGTAAGACGACCACAGTTGCGAAACTTGCAGGTAAGCTGAAATCCAAAGGAAAAAGACCACTTCTCGTTGCCTGTGACGTATATCGTCCGGCTGCGATCACACAGCTGCAGGTAAACGGTGAGAAACAGGGAGTAGAAGTTTTCTCCATGGGAGATAAACAGAATCCTGTAGATATCGCCAAAGCTGCGATCGAACATGCAAAAGCAAACCAACAGAACGTTGTTCTTATTGATACGGCTGGCCGCCTTCATGTGGACGAAGATATGATGCAGGAACTTGCGGATATCAAAGCCAATGTGAATGTTGACTGTACGATTTTGACAGTTGACGCAATGACAGGCCAGGATGCAGTAAATGTTGCAAAGACTTTTGCCGAAAAAGTAGGCATTGATGGTGTCATCCTTACCAAAATGGATGGTGATACCCGAGGTGGTGCTGCACTTTCCATTAAAGCAGTTACCGGAAAACCAATTCTTTTTGTGGGAATGGGTGAGAAACTTTCAGATCTCGAACAGTTTTATCCGGAACGCATGGCTTCCAGAATTCTTGGAATGGGAGATGTAATGAGTCTTATTGAGAAGGCTGAGGCAGCTCTTGACCAGGATCAGGCAGCAGAGATGCAGAAAAAACTCAAAAAAATGGATTTCGATTTCAATGATTATCTGACCAGTATGGAACAGATGAATAAAATGGGTGGAATCGGAAGTATCCTGAATATGCTTCCAGGTGTTGGTGCAAAAGCGAAAGATCTGGAAGACATGATTGATGAAAAGGCTCTTGACAGAACAAAGGCGATTATCCTTTCTATGACACAGAAGGAGCGAAGCAATCCGGGAATCCTGAATATTTCCCGCAAGAATCGTATCGCCAAAGGTGCCGGTGTGGATATCGCAGAAGTCAATCGTCTGGTCAAACAGTTTGAACAGAGCAAGAAATTAATGAAACAGATGCCTGGAATGATGGGCGGTAAAATGGGAAAAAGAGGCGGCTTTAAGCTTCCTTTTTAA
- a CDS encoding PD-(D/E)XK nuclease-like domain-containing protein encodes MILNNENYYSPEANQEYMSVSQYKAFMNCEAAAMASISGRYERPTTRALLVGSFVDRYFEGTLDEFLKENPTLYTRKHELRAEFKRANQIIEAVKTDPKFMDAMSGEKQRIFTFDLFGVKWKAKLDSYNPGKAITDLKVVARMDKLPMWRYDIQGAVYQKGVEIVTGEKLPFYLAVVTKERVMDRDIWQIPQSTLDMALRQVEENIGRYADIKAGLLEPVHCGRCDYCKSIKQAAVRNYNELLEA; translated from the coding sequence ATGATTTTGAATAATGAAAATTATTACAGCCCGGAAGCGAATCAGGAATACATGAGCGTATCGCAGTACAAAGCATTTATGAATTGTGAGGCAGCGGCTATGGCCAGTATCTCAGGAAGATATGAAAGGCCAACAACTAGGGCATTATTGGTAGGCTCATTCGTAGACAGATACTTTGAAGGTACACTCGATGAGTTCCTGAAAGAGAATCCAACCCTTTACACAAGAAAGCATGAGCTGAGAGCAGAGTTCAAGAGAGCAAACCAGATCATAGAAGCTGTGAAAACGGATCCGAAATTCATGGATGCCATGAGTGGAGAAAAACAGCGGATTTTCACCTTTGATTTATTTGGGGTGAAGTGGAAAGCGAAGCTGGACAGCTATAATCCGGGAAAAGCGATCACAGATTTAAAGGTCGTGGCAAGAATGGATAAGTTGCCTATGTGGAGATATGACATTCAGGGTGCTGTTTACCAGAAAGGTGTGGAAATCGTTACGGGCGAAAAGCTACCGTTTTATCTTGCTGTAGTAACAAAAGAGAGGGTAATGGATAGAGATATCTGGCAGATACCGCAATCTACCCTTGATATGGCATTGCGACAGGTGGAGGAAAACATCGGAAGATATGCAGATATTAAAGCCGGTTTGCTGGAACCTGTTCATTGCGGAAGGTGTGATTATTGCAAAAGCATAAAGCAGGCTGCTGTAAGAAACTACAATGAATTGTTGGAGGCGTAA
- the queA gene encoding tRNA preQ1(34) S-adenosylmethionine ribosyltransferase-isomerase QueA encodes MKTSDFYYDLPKELIAQDPLEDRSSSRLLHLSMQDGSFEHRHFTDILDYLHKGDCLVINDTKVIPARLYGHKEETGAVIEILLLKRRENDIWECLVKPGKKARPGAKITFGDGILKGEIIDVVDEGNRLIQFHYDGIFEEILDQLGEMPLPPYITHKLKDKNRYQTVYAKNDGSAAAPTAGLHFTRELLKQVEDMGVKIAHVTLHVGLGTFRPVKVDDVEQHHMHSEFYMVEEDQAKLINDTKKNGGRVISVGTTSCRTLESATDENGILQAGSGWTEIFIYPGYHFKMIDGLITNFHLPESTLLMLVSALAGKEHIMAAYEEAVKERYRFFSFGDAMLII; translated from the coding sequence ATGAAAACATCAGATTTTTACTATGATCTGCCGAAAGAACTGATTGCTCAGGATCCGTTGGAAGACAGAAGTTCCTCCAGACTTCTGCACCTTTCCATGCAAGATGGATCTTTTGAACACAGACATTTTACAGATATTCTGGACTATCTTCATAAAGGAGATTGCCTGGTCATCAACGATACAAAAGTTATACCGGCTCGTTTATATGGCCATAAGGAAGAAACGGGTGCTGTGATCGAGATACTTCTTCTGAAACGAAGAGAAAATGATATATGGGAGTGTCTTGTAAAACCTGGCAAGAAAGCACGTCCGGGAGCAAAGATTACGTTTGGAGACGGAATTTTAAAAGGAGAGATCATCGATGTTGTTGATGAAGGCAATCGACTGATCCAGTTTCATTACGATGGTATTTTTGAAGAAATTCTCGATCAGCTTGGGGAAATGCCGCTTCCTCCGTACATTACCCATAAATTAAAAGATAAGAACCGTTATCAGACTGTTTATGCCAAAAATGACGGTTCAGCTGCGGCTCCTACAGCCGGTCTGCACTTTACCCGAGAACTTCTGAAACAAGTGGAAGATATGGGAGTTAAAATTGCCCATGTTACGCTTCATGTTGGTCTGGGAACCTTCCGGCCGGTAAAGGTGGATGATGTCGAACAGCATCATATGCATTCTGAATTTTACATGGTAGAAGAAGATCAGGCAAAACTGATCAATGATACAAAGAAAAACGGCGGAAGAGTGATTTCTGTTGGAACCACGAGCTGTCGTACACTGGAATCAGCTACTGATGAGAATGGAATCCTTCAGGCAGGAAGTGGCTGGACAGAAATTTTTATTTATCCGGGATATCATTTTAAAATGATTGATGGACTGATCACGAATTTTCATCTTCCGGAATCTACGCTTCTTATGCTGGTATCTGCACTGGCAGGAAAAGAACATATCATGGCAGCTTATGAGGAGGCAGTAAAGGAACGGTATCGTTTCTTTTCGTTTGGGGATGCCATGCTTATCATTTAA
- the rimM gene encoding ribosome maturation factor RimM (Essential for efficient processing of 16S rRNA) gives MEDLLKVGVITTTHGVRGEVKVYPTTDEPERFLDLEYVLLDTGKELRRLDIKNVRFFKNLVILKFDGIDNINDIEKYKGRDLWIPREEAQELDEDEYYIADLLGMKVLLEDGSEFGTLKNVMETGANDVYIVDSVEHGEVLLPAIKECILDVDIETNTMTVHLMKGLL, from the coding sequence ATGGAAGATTTATTAAAAGTTGGCGTGATCACCACGACACACGGTGTACGTGGCGAAGTCAAAGTTTACCCTACCACAGATGAACCGGAGCGATTCCTTGATCTGGAGTATGTATTGCTGGATACCGGAAAAGAACTTCGAAGACTGGACATAAAAAATGTCCGTTTTTTCAAAAATCTTGTTATCTTGAAATTTGATGGAATTGATAATATAAATGATATTGAAAAATATAAGGGCCGCGATCTGTGGATTCCACGTGAGGAAGCACAGGAACTGGATGAAGATGAATATTATATAGCAGATCTTCTTGGAATGAAAGTGCTTCTGGAAGACGGATCAGAATTTGGAACATTAAAAAATGTCATGGAAACCGGAGCAAATGATGTTTATATTGTAGATTCCGTTGAACATGGAGAGGTATTGCTTCCTGCAATCAAAGAATGTATTCTTGATGTGGATATTGAAACAAACACAATGACTGTACATTTAATGAAGGGGCTTTTATAA
- a CDS encoding cell wall hydrolase, whose translation MRKSTRRKLKVYAVDAAMILLAAQVTVVLKADNKAEASTYTTIQAIQDEQAETGSDAETLENDTKYISASEDELNWNNKDSDILLKIAMAEAEGEGTEGKALVMKVVLNRVENKEFPNSVEGVVFQQGQFEPVLDDGRYWNVEPDAECYKALYMVQCENWDDTEGALYFCRTGSSPWMENNTEYLFTMGNHSFYR comes from the coding sequence GTGCGTAAGAGTACACGAAGAAAATTAAAAGTATATGCGGTAGATGCGGCAATGATACTTTTGGCAGCTCAGGTAACAGTCGTATTGAAAGCCGACAATAAAGCAGAAGCATCTACATACACAACAATACAGGCCATTCAGGATGAACAGGCAGAAACCGGATCCGATGCAGAAACACTGGAAAACGATACGAAATATATTTCTGCATCAGAAGATGAGCTGAACTGGAACAATAAAGATTCCGATATCCTTTTGAAGATTGCAATGGCAGAAGCAGAGGGAGAAGGGACCGAGGGGAAAGCACTTGTAATGAAAGTGGTTCTGAATCGAGTTGAGAACAAAGAATTTCCAAATAGTGTAGAGGGCGTTGTGTTTCAGCAGGGACAATTCGAACCAGTCTTAGACGATGGCAGATATTGGAATGTTGAACCAGATGCAGAATGCTACAAGGCTTTGTATATGGTCCAGTGTGAAAACTGGGACGATACAGAGGGAGCGTTATATTTCTGCAGAACTGGTAGTTCGCCTTGGATGGAGAACAATACAGAATATCTTTTCACTATGGGAAATCATTCCTTTTATAGATAG
- a CDS encoding transcriptional regulator, producing the protein MFYDNFKAACERKGTTITAVLADIGRASGNTGGWKMGKFPRLDIVMEIAEHLQISIDELVYGLGQAPYSGQTQNCELSSEWGDIISQIPEDRQQLCKDFLRTHMVSTPKKYADNKRA; encoded by the coding sequence ATGTTCTACGATAATTTTAAGGCTGCTTGTGAACGAAAAGGCACCACTATAACAGCTGTTTTAGCGGATATAGGCAGAGCAAGTGGCAATACTGGTGGTTGGAAAATGGGGAAATTCCCACGATTGGACATTGTTATGGAAATTGCAGAACATCTTCAAATCAGCATTGATGAATTGGTTTATGGGTTAGGTCAAGCTCCATATTCCGGACAAACTCAGAATTGTGAGTTAAGCAGTGAGTGGGGAGATATCATCTCTCAGATACCAGAGGATCGCCAACAGCTTTGCAAGGATTTTCTACGTACTCATATGGTTTCTACTCCAAAGAAATACGCTGATAATAAGAGGGCGTAA